In Phyllopteryx taeniolatus isolate TA_2022b chromosome 13, UOR_Ptae_1.2, whole genome shotgun sequence, the following are encoded in one genomic region:
- the si:ch211-67f13.7 gene encoding zona pellucida sperm-binding protein 3, translated as MSEKRQNVTMQTRHLSTLFCAFLLFGVGCCKTGTDGSTTAQRRKQVIKMGNPKSKSAPSKLRLSEHVPAVENARFDLASLPDVSVTCSAFDLVVRVKPSFYGFGADESELQLGRSCRSNGVLGAYGDLLFTYPLTDCGSRQESTRDLLLYKFTLHYEPSTARIPSGAPRFDVDIECRYQRYHHVYQLAVKPTWTTALVRKNLRAHPNEFQIQLMDDSWSNPIENQMFQLGQKVNVQVSAPHLPAGRRLYINNCYASPDSGSSLSHRYKIIGNSGCMLDSKRHPGGASKFISQANRTLRFSFNAFQFISDPDREISIYCKLFATSKEPGPAQKSCTYGEDRWKALSGEDNICKCCDSQCVSSKSKRTSMEGSVRRGFVVADQPLVEEEGLLRIRRLNRPLHDVHSDATLWQIADVLMNDGGEEDSVEDSGRESVILEEKIGQEVEKLAHRWKKSEERGLRELIEDGSGYDVEEEEFEGKWVVQEDEIKGKVLGKWVRMEPILASQVTVLQLDTKGDEGKRNHTHGTKEAPRTQLSDVQNNDELTWYFTW; from the exons ATGAGCGAGAAAAGACAGAACGTGACAATGCAAACAAGACATCTTTCCACTTTATTTTGCGCTTTCTTACTTTTCGGCGTGGGTTGCTGCAAAACGGGCACCGACGGCTCAACAACTGCCCAAAGACGAAagcaagttatcaaaatgggcaACCCCAAATCCAAAAGCGCCCCATCGAAATTGAGGTTGTCCGAGCACGTCCCAGCAGTAGAAAACGCCCGGTTCGACTTGGCGTCCCTTCCTGACGTCTCGGTGACCTGCTCCGCGTTCGACTTGGTCGTCCGGGTCAAGCCGTCGTTCTACGGATTCGGCGCGGATGAGTCCGAGCTCCAGCTGGGCCGAAGCTGCCGAAGCAACGGAGTCCTGGGAGCGTACGGAGACCTGCTTTTCACGTATCCCCTGACGGACTGCGGCTCCCGGCAAGAG TCGACGCGCGACCTCCTGCTCTACAAATTCACGCTCCATTATGAACCTTCAACCGCGAGGATTCCAAGTGGAGCGCCTCGGTTTGACGTCGACATTGAATGTCGTTATCAAAG GTACCACCATGTGTACCAACTGGCAGTCAAGCCAACCTGGACAACTGCCCTTGTGCGTAAAAATCTGAGAGCGCATCCAAATGAGTTCCAAATCCAGTTGATGGATG ATTCATGGAGCAACCCAATCGAAAACCAAATGTTCCAGCTTGGTCAGAAGGTTAACGTCCAAGTCTCTGCTCCACATCTGCCCGCTGGAAGGAGACTGTACATCAACAACTGCTATGCTTCACCAGACAGTGGCTCTTCATTGTCCCACAGATACAAAATTATTGGCAATTCAGG TTGCATGCTGGACAGCAAGCGACACCCCGGAGGGGCCTCTAAGTTCATCTCACAAGCTAACAGGACCCTGAGATTCTCATTCAATGCCTTCCAGTTCATTTCTGACCCAGACAGGGAG ATCAGCATTTACTGCAAATTATTTGCCACATCAAAAGAGCCAGGTCCAGCACAGAAATCATGCACTTACGGCGAGGATAG GTGGAAGGCCCTTTCAGGAGAAGACAACATATGCAAATGCTGTGATTCACAGTGTGTGAGCTCAAAGTCAAAGAGAACAAGCATGGAAG GTTCCGTAAGAAGGGGCTTCGTAGTTGCAGATCAGCCACTTGTTGAAGAGGAAGGCTTACTACGTATCAGAAGACTGAATCGTCCCTTACATGATGTGCACAGTGATGCCACCTTGTGGCAAATTGCAGATGTACTCATGAATGATGGTGGTGAGGAAGACAGTGTGGAGGATTCTGGAAGAGAAAGTGTGATTCTAGAAGAAAAGATAGGACAGGAAGTTGAGAAGCTTGCCCATAGGTGGAAAAAGTCTGAAGAGAGAGGTTTAAGAGAGCTCATAGAGGATGGATCAGGATATGATGTTGAAGAGGAAGAATTTGAAGGCAAATGGGTGGTCCAAGAAGATGAAATAAAAGGGAAGGTATTGGGTAAATGGGTGAGGATGGAGCCAATTTTAGCATCACAAGTCACTGTGCTACAACTTGATACCAAAGGGGACGAAGGAAAACGGAATCACACACATGGGACTAAAGAGGCTCCAAGAACACAATTGTCTGATGTACAGAATAATGATGAGCTGACTTGGTATTTTACATGGTAG
- the LOC133487515 gene encoding protein L-Myc-1b-like codes for MELDCYQHYFFEDFDTEEDFYKSTAPSEGIWKKFELLPTPPMSPIRTLQSSDGLSWLSRVLGPDDEWEGQGLFRNLSSIIIQDCMWSSFSASKQLEKAVHGRQTAPPRPPGAPPVPQILARPSNAHCVSPSAHLPTSDCVDPAAVLTYPASSCRRTASSGSESRTDSSDDEEEIDVVTVESKHNQVRLASVRKPVTLTVRADPCPKRFHASVHRQQHNYAARSPDSEPDDDDDNEDEEEDDEEELQSKRTGLASSRPTSPSGSSLNSDTEDTDRRKNHNFLERKRRNDLRSRFLALRDQIPGLESAKTPKVAILTHATEYLTELHAKEKRHLQERKRLKARQQHLLRRLSVLKRS; via the exons ATGGAGTTGGACTGTTACCAGCACTATTTTTTCGAGGACTTTGACACCGAGGAGGATTTCTACAAGTCAACCGCTCCGAGCGAGGGCATTTGGAAAAAGTTCGAGCTTCTGCCCACCCCTCCCATGTCGCCCATCCGGACTCTGCAGAGCAGCGACGGCCTGAGCTGGTTGTCCCGAGTCCTGGGTCCGGACGACGAGTGGGAGGGTCAGGGGCTCTTCCGCAACCtcagctccatcatcatccaGGACTGCATGTGGAGTAGTTTCTCTGCCAGCAAGCAGCTGGAGAAGGCAGTCCACGGGAGGCAGACGGCTCCGCCTCGGCCTCCCGGAGCTCCCCCGGTTCCGCAGATCCTCGCGAGGCCGAGCAATGCGCACTGCGTCTCGCCGAGCGCTCACCTCCCCACGTCGGACTGTGTGGACCCTGCGGCTGTTCTCACATACCCGGCAAGTAGCTGCAGGAGGACGGCGTCATCTGGCTCCGAGTCCCGGACCGACTCCTCCG ATGATGAAGAGGAAATTGATGTTGTCACCGTGGAGAGCAAACACAACCAGGTCCGACTGGCGAGTGTCCGTAAGCCGGTGACCCTCACGGTGCGTGCGGACCCCTGCCCCAAACGCTTCCACGCCTCGGTTCACCGGCAGCAGCACAACTACGCTGCCCGCTCCCCCGACAGTGAGCCCGACGACGATGACGACAacgaagacgaggaggaggatgacgagGAGGAGCTCCAAAGCAAACGTACGGGCCTGGCATCCAGCCGTCCCACCTCCCCCTCGGGAAGCTCCTTGAACTCTGATACGGAGGACACGGACCGCAGAAAGAACCACAACTTcctggagaggaagaggaggaacgACCTGAGGTCCAGGTTCTTGGCCCTGCGGGATCAGATCCCGGGTCTGGAGTCGGCCAAGACCCCTAAGGTTGCCATCCTGACCCACGCCACGGAATACCTCACGGAGCTGCACGCCAAGGAGAAGCGACACCTGCAGGAGCGCAAACGCCTCAAAGCCCGCCAGCAGCATCTGCTGCGCAGGTTATCTGTGCTGAAGCGTTCTTGA